A stretch of Equus przewalskii isolate Varuska chromosome 11, EquPr2, whole genome shotgun sequence DNA encodes these proteins:
- the PSMD13 gene encoding 26S proteasome non-ATPase regulatory subunit 13, giving the protein MKDVPGFLQQSQSSGPGQAAVWHRLEELYTKKLWHQLTLQVLDFVQDPCFAQGDGLIKLYENFISEFEHRVNPLSLVEIILHVVRQMTDPNEALTFLEKTREKVKSSEEAVILCKTAIGALKLNIGDLQVTKETIEDVEEMLNNLPGVTSVHSRFYDLSSKYYQTIGNHASYYKDALRFLGCVDIKDLPVSEQQERAFTLGLAGLLGEGVFNFGELLMHPVLESLRSTDRQWLIDTLYAFNSGNVERFQTLKTAWGQQPDLAANEAQLLRKIQLLCLMEMTFTRPANHRQLTFEEIAKSAKISVNEVELLVMKALSVGLVKGSIDEVDKRVHMTWVQPRVLDLQQIKGMKDRLEFWCTDVKSMEMLVEHQAHDILT; this is encoded by the exons ATGAAGGACGTGCCCGGCTTCTTACAGCAGAGCCAGAGCTCCGGGCCCGGCCAGGCCGCCGTGTGGCACCGTCTGGAGGAGCTCTACACGAAGAA gttGTGGCATCAGCTGACACTTCAGGTGCTTGATTTTGTGCAGGACCCGTGCTTTGCCCAAGGAGATGGTCTCATTAAG CTTTATGAAAACTTCATCAGTGAATTTGAACACAG GGTGAATCCTTTGTCCCTGGTCGAAATCATTCTTCATGTAGTTAGACAGATGACTG aTCCTAATGAGGCTCTTACTTTTCTGGAAAAGACTCGTGAGAAG GTGAAAAGTAGCGAGGAGGCAGTGATCCTGTGTAAAACCGCAATTGGAGCTCTAAAATTAAACATCGGGGACCTCCAGGTCACAAAG GAAACGATTGAAGATGTTGAAGAAATGCTCAACAACCTCCCTGGTGTGACATCAGTTCACAGTCGTTTCTACGATCTCTCTAGCAAATACTATCAAACGATTGGAAACCACGCATCCTACTACAAAGATGCTCTGCGGTTTCTGGGCTGTGTCGACATCAAGGATCTGCCAG TGTCCGAGCAGCAGGAGAGAGCTTTCACGCTGGGACTAGCAGGACTTCTTGGCGAGGGAGTTTTTAACTTTGGAGAACTC CTCATGCACCCCGTGCTGGAATCGCTTAGGAGCACCGACCGGCAGTGGCTGATTGACACCCTGTATGCCTTTAACAGTGGCAACGTAGAGAGATTCCAGACTCTGAAGACTGCCTGGGGTCAGCAG CCTGACTTAGCGGCCAATGAAGCGCAGCTTCTGAGGAAAATTCAGTTGTTGTGTCTCATGGAG atgACTTTCACACGACCTGCCAATCACAGACAACTCACTTTTGAAGAAATTGCCAAAAGTGCCAAAATCAGCGTGAACGAG GTGGAGTTGCTGGTGATGAAGGCGCTGTCCGTGGGGCTGGTGAAAGGCAGCATTGATGAAGTGGATAAGCGCGTTCACATGACCTGGGTACAGCCCCGCGTGCTGGATCTGCAGCAG ATCAAGGGAATGAAGGACCGCCTGGAGTTCTGGTGCACCGACGTGAAGAGCATGGAGATGCTGGTGGAGCACCAGGCCCATGACATCCTCACCTAG